The segment AGAAGGATTTATGTCCATTAAAAGGTATTATGATATTAATCAAtgttataatattaaatttagtttCATTTCTATTACTGAAAAATATCgagatattaaattattattagtaACAAAATAGTGGTGGATTATGCAGATGAGAGTTACTTAAACACACAAATAGACTGGATTCCAACGATGAAAGACCTAAAACTAAAAGACATCCCAAGCTTCATCCGTGCGACTAGTCGTGACGACATCATGCTCAATTTTTTTCTCCATGAGACAGACCAACTCAAACGCGCTTCCGCTATCATTCTCAACACGTTCGATGATCTTGAGCATGACACCATACAATCTCTGCAGTCTATTCTACCTCCCGTGTACACAATTGGACCGCTCCATCTACTAGTGAATCGTGATATCGACGAGGATAGTGAGATAGGACGGATGGGATCGAGTTTATGGAAGGAGGAGAAGGAGTGTCTAGACTGGCTTGACACCAAACCTATAAACAGCGTTGTTTACGTTAACTTTGGTAGCATAACGGTGATGAGCGCAAAACAACTCGTAGAGTTCGCTTGGGGTTTGGCGGCAACAGGAAAAGAGTTTTTGTGGGTGATCAGGCCCGATTTAGTAGACGGTGAAGTGCCGATGCTTCCGCCAGATTTTTTAACCGAGACGGCTGGCAGGAGGATGCTAGCGACTTGGTGTCCTCAAGAAAAGGTTCTTGCTTATCCAGCGGTAGGAGGGTTCTTAACGCACTGTGGATGGAACTCGACTATAGAGAGTCTTTGTGGTGGAGTTCCTATGGTGTGTTGGCCATTCTTTGCTGAACAGCCAACAAATTGTAAGTTTTGCTGTGATGAGTGGGGAGTGGGGATGGAGATCGGTGGAGATGTAGGGAGGGAGGAGGTCGAAGCGGTGGTAAGAGAGCTAATGGATGGAGCGAAAGGAAAGAGCATGAGGAAGAAGGCGGAAGAGTGGAGAGGCTTAGCTGAGAAAGCGACGGAGCATACGTGTGGTTCATCGGAATTAAATTTGCAGATAGTTGTTAACACAGTTCTCTTACAGCACCTCCATCCTAGCATCCTAGCGAAGGAGGTGACTTTCTAAACAATAAAAGGTAAAAAGAATTTTTActcgatgtttttttttttatctaagaaACCAAAGCTATTAGATACCTTTTAGATATTTCTTTATACATTTAAGTGTAATAAGGTTagtcttttaataaaaaaaaaaacaaaatttaaggTTTGATAGGTTGAATCGGTTTTATGGTTTTTGCTCTaagatttaatatttaaaattttaactatggtttaattttcttttgctgtagaatttttCCAAAGTACTAAACAAAAATTCTAGAAAAATAATGATTTGGTAAAGCTAATATATTTCCGTTTATAAAGTATTAAAAGCTgtagatttaattttttaaactaaatcaTGATTGTTTTAAAAGagactaaaactaaaaatagcTGTTCACGGCTACTAAAACCTCTTCACTCCTAATTAGGGCATCCGCATTGCTAGGACCAAAAAATTGGTccttaaattaatttattgtttttgttatgTTAAGAGATTTAGCTAAGGACaattagaaaaagaaagattattgGTAGGACCAAAATATTAGTCCTTAGATTATTATattgatattataaattaattaattatttttataattattgacATATAAAAGATAAGTttttaaacaaaacattaaacatTTAAATTGAAAACACAAGAACATtacaaagttgaaaaaaaattataaaattgggaaacaaattacaaattacaaaaggaaacaaaccaaacaaacattttattgAGATCCGGTGGAGTGATTCGGTTGAAATCGGCGGAGAGATCGCTGGAGAGATTGGTGAAGAGATGTGAGAGATCGGGGCTCGGATCGGAGGAGAGATCGTACGATATTTCCGATGGAGAGATTCGGTGGAGAGCTTCGTTGGAGAGATTTAGGGCGAGGGATTGAGGGCGACAGATTGGGATCGACAGAGAGATGGGAGAGATGGGACAGATCGCCAGAGGGTTCGACGGAGTCCGTGGTCGAGAGCTCGGTGGAGGGAAACCGTCGAGAGAGATGGGAGACGATGCGAATGATTTCGTCGAGAGAGATGGAAGACTTTCCCAACACCGAACACTCCTTCCCCTCTCTCTGACACGTGCAGCTAAGGACACAAACTTAAAACTTCTTAATTAACATACGTGAGCTAACGTTTTctgtattattaatttaaattgatttaaattaattaCCTATTATGCTAAGGACGCGCTAACAACCGCGCAATGCAGATGCCCTTAGCATGCAAACGAAATGCTGTTAAAACCTTTAATACTTTTCTCAGAGCAGCTTTAGAGCACCATTAACCCAACAACCCATAATGgggtgtttaaattttttttttcttttttcctgattaaaaaaaattaaaaatggatCAATCGCGGACCACCACGTATAAGTGGAGTCTGTGAACAGTGCAAGCAGCAGTGCTTAAATAGACTTCAAAAGAATTGGTGCTTAAAATTTTGTAGGTCTACCCTGGGATCCACCCACTATTATattattcttccgtaagcattTGGGTTAATGGTGCTTTTAGAGCATGCCTACTGGTGGTTTTGTGTTTCTTCCTTCTTTCCTTATTGTTTTTTCCACCACTTGTTGGatactttattttctttgtctCGTTGTACGATTGAGGCTTTGTCCTCGTTTAAGTTTTCACCCCAATCCATCAATGATAAATCCAGTGTTTAAAAAATGGTTTTAAAGCATTATCAATGGTGAAGTTTTTAAGTATCTACACAATAATATATCaatattccaaaaaaattatttatgtaattgAATGTTATTTTCTAAAAACGATATGTCAATCTGAGTATGACATTGGGTTTATGGTTTTTTAAGCTTGGATGTCTGGATGATAGTGTTTCTCAGGCTGTGAGGGGTTAACAATCCATCCCGTGGGATCCATGGTGATCTTGTAAAACACTAACATCAACCCTAAGCTTCTCTCAGGTTGGTTGTTAATGCGCTTGCTATTCTTCGAATCTAAGACTTTATCCTTTAACATTCTAAGAGTTTACCCTTTAACAACTCTCTCACAACAACTTGCATGAGAAAAACTTAAGGTTTATAAGTAAAGGGTTGAAGTCGGTGTTCTACCGG is part of the Brassica rapa cultivar Chiifu-401-42 chromosome A09, CAAS_Brap_v3.01, whole genome shotgun sequence genome and harbors:
- the LOC103869053 gene encoding UDP-glycosyltransferase 85A5; amino-acid sequence: MASHIVSSGQKPHVVCVPYPAQGHIDPMLKVAKLLHNRGFHVTFVNNVYNHNRLLRSRGPNALDRIPTFRFESIPDGLLETDGDKMQDIPSLCEATMKNCLAPFKELLQRINVRDDVSPVSCIVADGIMTFTLDAAEELGIPCVIFWTTSACGFLSYMYFHSFIEKDLCPLKDESYLNTQIDWIPTMKDLKLKDIPSFIRATSRDDIMLNFFLHETDQLKRASAIILNTFDDLEHDTIQSLQSILPPVYTIGPLHLLVNRDIDEDSEIGRMGSSLWKEEKECLDWLDTKPINSVVYVNFGSITVMSAKQLVEFAWGLAATGKEFLWVIRPDLVDGEVPMLPPDFLTETAGRRMLATWCPQEKVLAYPAVGGFLTHCGWNSTIESLCGGVPMVCWPFFAEQPTNCKFCCDEWGVGMEIGGDVGREEVEAVVRELMDGAKGKSMRKKAEEWRGLAEKATEHTCGSSELNLQIVVNTVLLQHLHPSILAKEVTF